From a region of the Leptospira kmetyi serovar Malaysia str. Bejo-Iso9 genome:
- a CDS encoding GNAT family N-acetyltransferase: MKIREAQIQDLPEIAQLFDEYRRFYKKDSDLASATKFIEERILNEESKIYLFLDGNEYCGFTQLYPSFTSLSMKRTWILNDLFVRPAHRKKGGARALIQQAGSLARETGAKYLALSTAFDNHPAQKLYESIGFVKDQEFFHYSWDV, translated from the coding sequence ATGAAAATTAGAGAAGCCCAGATTCAAGACCTCCCGGAAATCGCGCAGTTGTTCGACGAGTATCGTCGGTTTTATAAAAAGGATTCGGATTTGGCGAGCGCCACGAAGTTCATCGAGGAAAGAATTCTCAATGAAGAATCCAAAATCTATCTCTTTCTCGATGGGAACGAATACTGCGGATTCACGCAATTGTATCCTTCTTTCACTTCCTTGTCGATGAAACGCACTTGGATCTTAAACGATCTTTTTGTTCGTCCGGCGCATCGTAAAAAAGGCGGCGCAAGAGCTCTGATCCAACAAGCGGGTTCTCTTGCGAGAGAAACGGGCGCAAAGTATCTCGCTTTATCCACGGCTTTCGACAATCATCCGGCTCAGAAATTATACGAGTCGATCGGGTTCGTCAAGGATCAAGAATTCTTTCATTACTCCTGGGACGTGTAA